The Caldisalinibacter kiritimatiensis sequence TATAACGTTATAAACAAATTGCAAGAATTAATAGAAAATAATAATTTAAAAGATAGCGTTGAAGTAAAAGCTGCATTTTGTCTTGGGCATTGTACTAAAGCTGTCTCAGTAAAGATTGATGATGGTGAAGTGATGTCAGTAAGTGAAGATACCGTAGAGGAGTTCTTTAATAAGCATATAATCGGGGGGTAAATAAGTTGAAATTCCTTAATTTCTCGGAGGCTAATTGTAAAAATTGCTATAAATGTTTAAGACATTGTCCAGTTAAAGCAATAAAAATAAAAAATGGACAAGCTAATATCGTAGAAGAAAGGTGCATTGGATGCGGCCAATGCTTAGTGGTATGTCCTCAAGAGGCAAGGAATGTTAAAAGCGACTTAAATGAAGTAAAAGAAGCAATAAATAATAAAAAAAGAGTTATTGCTAGTATAGCACCATCTTTTGCAGGAGCTTTTGAGTTAAAAAGTGGAGGGG is a genomic window containing:
- a CDS encoding (2Fe-2S) ferredoxin domain-containing protein produces the protein MKVINVCIGSACHLKGAYNVINKLQELIENNNLKDSVEVKAAFCLGHCTKAVSVKIDDGEVMSVSEDTVEEFFNKHIIGG